In a genomic window of Streptomyces sp. NBC_01231:
- a CDS encoding MBL fold metallo-hydrolase encodes MTSARHDVRTPAPPRVQEVSDGIYAYHQPDGTWWINNTGFLVGRRGVASIDACSTERRTRAYLDAIRAVTPQPVRTLINTHHHGDHTFGNYLFDRATIVGHESVRTGIQAWGEPRSAPFWTEVEWGQVQLEPPFLTYTDAVTLWVDDLRCEVRHVGTAAHTTNDSIVWIPERRVLFAGDLLFNGGTPFLVQGSVAGAISVLENIVTPLGADIIIPGHGPVGGPELIADVLGYLRFVQETAREGRASGLSPLQAAYEADLGPYAELADRERIVGNLHRAYAELTGAAPGAPIDAAAALADMVTYNGGRPLTCLA; translated from the coding sequence GTGAGCGACGGGATCTACGCCTACCACCAGCCCGACGGCACCTGGTGGATCAACAACACCGGATTCCTCGTCGGCAGGCGAGGCGTGGCGAGCATCGACGCGTGCTCCACCGAACGCCGCACCCGCGCCTACCTGGACGCCATCCGGGCCGTCACCCCGCAACCGGTGCGCACTCTCATCAACACGCACCACCACGGCGACCACACCTTCGGCAACTACCTCTTCGACCGCGCCACCATCGTCGGCCACGAGTCCGTCCGTACCGGCATCCAGGCTTGGGGCGAACCGCGATCGGCCCCCTTCTGGACCGAGGTCGAATGGGGACAGGTACAGCTCGAGCCGCCGTTTCTCACCTACACCGACGCCGTCACCCTGTGGGTCGACGACCTGCGCTGCGAGGTACGGCACGTCGGAACGGCGGCCCACACCACCAACGACTCCATCGTGTGGATCCCGGAACGCCGGGTGCTGTTCGCCGGTGACCTCCTCTTCAACGGAGGGACGCCGTTCCTGGTCCAGGGATCCGTCGCCGGCGCGATCAGCGTGCTGGAGAACATCGTCACCCCGCTCGGCGCGGACATCATCATTCCCGGCCACGGTCCGGTCGGCGGCCCCGAACTCATCGCGGACGTCCTCGGCTACCTGCGTTTCGTCCAGGAGACCGCCCGAGAAGGGCGGGCCTCGGGACTGTCCCCACTGCAGGCCGCTTACGAAGCCGACCTCGGACCGTACGCCGAACTCGCCGACAGGGAGCGCATCGTCGGCAACCTCCACCGGGCGTACGCCGAACTCACCGGAGCCGCACCGGGCGCCCCGATCGATGCCGCCGCCGCCCTGGCCGACATGGTCACCTACAACGGCGGCCGTCCTCTGACCTGCCTCGCCTGA